The Synergistota bacterium genomic sequence TTTCTTTTATGAGGCATAGCAGAAGACCCTCTCTGCCCCTTATAGAACGGCTCATAGGCTTCACCAACCTCGGTCCTTTGCAAGTGTCTTATCTCAAGAGCCACTCTTTCACAAAAAGCCCCAAATAGAGCCAAAACAGAAGCTAAAAAAGCATACCTATCACGGGGAATCACTTGAGTTGAAATAGGCTCCACCTTAAGCCCCAAAACGGTACAAACATATTCTTCCACACGAGGATCAACCATCGAATAAGTACCCACTGCTCCTGAAATTTTTCCATAAGATATCTCTTCTTCAGCAAGCTCAAGTCTTCTAATATTCCTTAAAAGCTCACTGTAAAAGCTTAAAAGCTTTAATCCAAAAGTTATAGGTTCAGCGTGAATTCCATGTGTCCTACCTACCTGAAATGTATTTTTAAACTCTAGAGCTCGATTAAATAAAATTTCTCTAAGCTCTGAGGCTTTACGCTTTATTTCCCTGATAGCTTCCCTCAATAGCAACGCAGTTGCAGTATCTATAATATCAGAAGAAGTTAATCCATAGTGAAGATATGGGGAAAGTTCTTCTCCAATGCTTTCCTCTACCGACTTTAGAAAAGCTATAACATCATGCCTATAAATTTTTTCAAGCTCCTCTATACGACTTATGTTAAAAGAAGCCCGCTCTCTCATCTTAACAGGAACTTCTTGGGGGAAAACACCTATTTTAGACCATCCCTCAACCACCAGAAGCTCTATCTCTAACCACTTATTAAACTTATTCTCTTCAGACCAAATTCTCTCCATTTCTGGAAGAAAATACCTTTTTATAATCTTAAAACCCTCCCTTCATAAAAACCAAGTTCATCTAAGGTAATTTCATCAGCTAAAAATAAAACATCTGGTTTCAAAAAATGGGCTACTTCATCAACTTTTCCCCTAAAGGAAAAAACGTAATCAACGTAATCTATATGTGAGAGAGCTAATGCCATTTCCCTATCTCCCCCCACGGCCAGTGCAAGGATATCCACCATTCCTCTTGCTTTCTGAATAAGCTCTATCATTTCTATTATATCTCTTCTTTTGCGAATTACCAAAATTCCTTTCGTTTTAGGATTTCCATCTATCAGGCTCTTTAAAGCCCATTTAGTCGTAAATCTGGAGGTAAGTAGAAAAGGTTTTTTCAAATCCTCAAAATACTTTCTTCTTATCTTGTAAAATATGTTATGATACTCTTCGCTTCTGTAATCAGGATAAGTATAATCAAAGGGGATAAATTTCCCCTCTTTAAATCTTAAGGTAACTTCAGCATATATTCCCTTGTTAAGGTACACCCTATGAGCTTGATCTTTAGTAGTAGCTAAAACAAGCTTCCCCCCTTCTAAATAACCTGGATCAAGATTTATCCTTCTGTTTTTCCCCTCTATCCTGTTAGTAAGCTGTTTTATTTCTACTATATGCTCAGGAGATATCAAAGGAGTAAAGGAAACAAAAACCCTCTTTAAGTTGGGACCAATCTCATCCTCGTAGTAATTAGTCCACCTAAATTGTATTTCTTCGCTTTCAAAATCCATCTCTCCAAACTCACTTATAAGGGTTTCCTTAATTTCCTCAAAAAATTTTCTATCTTTATATAAAATCCCTATAAATAGCTTCACAGGAGAAGGAGGATATTCCTCTCCCACACAAATTCACTCCTTTATTTTAAATTTCTTAAGCTTATACTGAAGGGTCTGCCTAGGTATACCAAGAAGCTTTGCTGTCTTACTTATATTACTTCCACAGAAAGAAAAAGCCTCTTTTATTATCTCTCGCTCCTTTTCCTCCAAAGCTTCTTTTAATGTAAAACCGCTACTCCAAAAACCATCTGATAATCGATCAACAGCGAAACTATTCTGGACTATCTTTAAAAGATCTCTAAAATTTTCTTTTAAATCAATTCCCTTTAATTTATTCAGAATACTACTTTCTAAAGTAAGCTCAGGGAATTTGCTCTTCAAAAATTTCTCTGCTTCTTCCCATCTCTGTGACAAGGGAGGAAGGTATATAACTCCTTTAAAGCAATCTCTTAAAAAAGCTGAAAAGTAACTCAACGGAAGCCTAGAAGTAACTATACTCTTATGCGTCTTAATTAGCTTAACTAAACAAACTTTACTATCTTCATCAAAAGAATCCAAGTTCTCCACAAAAACAATGCTACCATCCTTTAATTCTTCAGGGAAAGGACTGGAATTTATAAAAATAACATCTTCACTTCCTTCCAATATTTTAAGAGCAAGATGAGTTTTACCAGTGCCTTTTGGCCCCCAAATAAATAAACTACCTTCCTTAAAAGCTTCAATTCCTAGCAAAAGGGATTCTTCTGAAATTTTTCCCAAGTTTATCCAATCTTCCATGTCAGGAAATTTAAATAAAGATTGAAGAGAAAGTATCTCCACTGCACCAATTACTTCATCAAAAACCTTGATCGGAAAAGCAATCCTCTTCAGACAAAACTTTTTCCCCTTAACACTCTCCATGATGTCCTGACCTATAGCATCCTTACCACTATTTAAGCTCTTATATATAGGATATTTGGACCAAGAATCGCCAAATATTTCCCAAGCAAACCTATTTACAGGAGATTTTATACCGAAAAGCTCTTCAAAAACTGAATTGCAAAAAAGTATCTTACCTCTAGAATCTACATACCAGATTCCTTCACCTATAAAATCGAAAACTCTTTCAAAACATCTCTGAATAGCGGCAAGCTTAGAAGCCTTAGATAACAGATTCTCAAGCTCAGTAACATCTTCCCACAAAAAAGCCCATCCATTAACATGTTCACCACTACGTAAAGGAATTAGTAATCCTTCTAATTTTTTACCTCCCAAAGAAAGCTCTATCTCTTCTCGAAAAGAAAGCCCCTTGCTTCTCTCAATTTTATCAATATGCCAGTTTTTCATCCGATCATCTTTAATTATTTCTCTAAAGAGAGCATTAGAATAAATCAGCTCCTCTGCATCATTAAATATACCCAAAGCAAAAGGCAAATTTTCTAACAGGTCAGCTATTAAGGATAGAGACAAACCTCTTTTCCCACCTAAAAATTCCATAAACTCCAAAGCACTCCAGAAACCATACAATTCCCCCTCTAAAGTTACAACAGGAACTTTAACATCCTTACCATTAAGAAGCTCAGGTAAAAACCCCTTAACTTCATTTATATCATTCATAAGAAAAGAAATAAGTTCTTTTGTCACAATTTGATCCAGATCCTTGAGATCTCTACCAGTTAGACTAACAACTTTACTTTTAAGTAAAGCACCTTTAATTTCTCTACCTTTTCCGATAACAGGTATGAAATCGACCGCATATCTATAAAACAAACGTAATAAGTTACGCAAGTTAAGCTTTTCCAACCTTATCCCTCCGCTATGCTGACTTTTGGGCACTTATAAGTATAACCATCTTTAAAGTCTATTGATAGTGACTATTGTCCTACATCATCTTTCCTCTCTTTTAAGGTTTTCAAGCTCTCTCTTAAGCAAGGCTATCTGGGCTTCAAGAGCGTTTATCATTGCCTCAAGCTGAGCTATCCTCATTGTTTTCCAATCGAAAGGACTTCCCCAGCTAAAAAACCATCCAAAGGGTGGATAAAAAGACGCAAAGAAAGTCTTAAAAAAGCTCCCCAACTCAGGTTCCCATCTTTTTAACTCCCCTAATCTGAATCTCTCTACAATCTCTCTAACCTTTATGGGCAAAGCTTTGAAAAGCTCTACTCCATAAAACTTGAAAAATTGGTATACCCAAGGATCAAAACCATCACTTATTACTATTTTAACCCCTTTATCTACAAGAAACTGAGCTACCTGAACTCCCACACTCCTTTTAATGTCTGAGTACAAGTTAGGCATACTTTCATAGTTATCTTTCTCGATCTCATAAATTATAAAGTAAGGTGCTCTACAAAAATCAAGAGATGCAATGGATTCTAAACTATCTCCTAAAGCACTGATAGCTATTTTCAATAACATATCACCTCCTTTTATTCCTCCTCACCTAAACGATGTTTGGGAGCCCAAGATGAACAACTATCGCTCCCTTTAACAGAAATCTCCCTTAACCTACAGGTCCCATAACCTAAACCAAGACTTTCCTCACCCCAGGGAAGATCTTCAGGAACAAAATACTTGCATCCAGAGCATCTTCTTCTAATCATAGAAAGCGACCTCCTTATAAATTACAAATAAACTCGCATAAAACATTTTACCACCCCATCCAAAGATATGGAAAGATATTAACAAATAAGTTTGATATAATTAGATTGAAGTAAATCACTATAAGGAGGGAAAGAAGATGGAAGAAAGGGAAACACTTAATGAACTTGCCAAAGTTGAGGAAACAAAACCTACTAAAGAAACAAGAGAATTAGTGATTAGAACACTAAAAGAAATTCTTCCAACTGATGAATTTCGTGAGCTTATCCAGGAAACTTTAAGACCATCAATAGAGTACAGACTATTAAGAGATGAGTTTACTTTACTTTCAGCTCGGTTAGAAGCAAGTTTCGAGGGCTTTAGGAGAGAAATAAGTGCCTTAGCTAGTGAGCTAAAAGCAGATTATAGAATTCTAAAGGAAGAAATATTAAGCTCGGCAAAGGAAGCCACTAATGGAATAAAGGAAACTACATTAAACCTTAAAAAAAGCAGTGAAGATACAAAGGAAAAAGTAGAAAAGAGCTTCTCCAAAATAGAAGAGTCGCTTAATCATATTCTAGACAGGGTTCAAAACGAAATTACAGAAACCCTACAAAAAATAGACATTAAAACTCCTATAAGTGAGATAACAAGAAAAATTGAAGCATATAAAGAGGAAATGAAAATCTCACTAAGTAACGAGCTTAAAAGCATAGAAAACCTCTCAGCAAACATTCAGAAAGCCATAAGCGAATTTGAAACCAAAATATCTACAAGAGTAAACGAAAGGCTAAGTATAATGGAAGAACTATTTAGAGAGGTATCAAAGGAAACGAAAGATACACTATCCAAGATGAAAAGCGAACTAGAAGCGCAAAAGCTGGACATTCAAACTCATTTAAGAGAAAACGGAGAAAAATTAGTAGAGCAGATTAATTCCCTTCATATAAAATTAAATGGAATAGAAAATAAGATGTCCAGTGTAAATACGAAAACTTTTATTAACTTACTTTTGATACTTTTAAGCTTTGGAGGAGTGGCTTTTATTATAACTAAGCTCATGAGTGGTTAAAACCAGAAAGATTCCCAAAACTATAAAAATGGAACTAACTACAAAGGGAGCGGACAAGCCAAAAAGATCTTGAGCTTTTCCGGATATTATGGGTCCAACGAACATACCTGCGCTATTAGCTATTTGAAGCAAAGACATGGTTTTTGCCATACCTTTGTTTCTGCCAAGCTCAGTCATAATAGCTGCCAAAGCAGGATAGGCGGCTCCTGCTGTAATTCCTATGATCAACATAACAAAAAGCAAGACATGATAACTATTAAAGTAAGGAACCAAGAACATTAAAATGCTATAAAGTATATTGGCAATAAGTATTATCTTTTTCTTAGAAAATTTATCTGTAAGTCTTCCTAATGGGCCCTGAACTAAAGCAGTAACCCCAAGAAAAATTCCGACTATAATTCCGATTTCATCGTACTCTATTCCCTTTAGGTGAGCTATTAGAGGAAAGAAGGTCATAAGAATTGCTCTACTTATGTCCATAGCAAAACCAATAAAACATAAGCTAAAATAGGTTTTTTCCCTAAAAATAAGCTTAAGAATTGCTAGTAAATCCATATCCTTAGATTTTGTAAAGGAATTATTCGAAGAAGGAACAAAAAACATAGCAAGTACCAAAGCTATAGCGGTAAAAGATGTCATTCCCCAGAAAGCTGCATTTATACCCCACTTCTTAACCAACAATCCACTTATGAAAGGCCCACCGCTAAGCCCGAGAAAGAAAGCAGTGTTTGCTATACCCATATATAACCCTTCCTTACCAACAGGTGACATTTCGCCAATATAGGCCATAGCAAGAGGAACTATCATGGAAGAACCTAAACCTTGAAGCAACCTTATACCTATCAAATCAAGTAAGGTTTTTGCATAAACATATAAAACAGAAGAAAGCAAATATATTAATAATCCGAAAACTATAAACTTCTTCTTTCCATACCTATCAGCAACACTACCTACAAAAATAACCCCTATTAATCTTGACAGAGACAGTATAGAAAAAACGATACCTACCTCTAAGCCTGTGGCTCCGAACTCTGTAGCATATATTGGCAAAACAGGGATAACTATTCCAACCCCTAAAACCGCAATAAATATAAGGAAAGCTAGAGTAGCCATGACTTGCTATATTATACTACTCATTGTACAATAAAAGCAAGAAAAGGAGGTGAGACTACTATCTGGGAGTTAAGAGACGAAATAAGGGAAGCGTTAGAATTAGGAAAGCCTGTAGTAGCTCTGGAATCTAACCTTATAACTCATGGATTTCCTTATCCACAAAACATAGAGATAGCTTTGCTTGCAGAAAAAGTAATAAGAGAACATGATGCTGTTCCAGCCACAATAGCAATTATAAGAGGAGTAATAAAGGTAGGCATCACTGAAGATGAGATTCGTATTTTAGCAAACAAAAACAGTGTTAACAAAGTAGGATTAAGAGATATACCCGTAACAATAGCAAGAAGGGAAAACGGAGCATTAACAAGTGGTGCAACGCTCTGGTGTGCGAGGAAAGTTGGTATAGAAGTTATTGCAACAGGTGGAATAGGAGGAGTACATAGAAACATAGATCAGAGCTTAGACATATCAAATGACATTAAGGTTCTATCTGAAGGATCGGGCATAGTAGTCTGCTCTGGTCCAAAAGCAATTCTTAACCTTGAAGCTACATTAGAACTTCTAGAAACTTTAGGAGTAATAGTTATAGGTTACAAGACCAATGAGCTACCAGCCTTCTACTTCAGGCATAGTGGAATAAGACTTGAAATAAGCGCCGATTCAGCAGGAGAAATAGTACAAATATATGAAATATCTAAAAAGCTTGGTATAAATAAGAGCATACTTGTAACTAATCCACCGCCTAAAGAAGCTTGGGATAAAACAGAGTTTGAAACACTTTTTAAGGAAGCAATTGAAGAAGCAAAAGTTTTAAATATAAGGGGAAAAGCTTTAACACCATACCTACTAGGCAAACTAGCTCAATTAAGCAAAGGGAAGAGTATTGAAGTCAATGCGAGTATAATATTATCAAACGCAGCCTTAGCTGCTAAAATAGCCAAAAAACTCAAGGAAAACTAATGAAGATGAAAAGAATAGAATTTAAGATATATGGTGTGGTTCAAGGGGTGGGGTTCCGCCCCTTTGTTTCAAAACTTGCAAATTCCCTATCCTTGGGAGGATGGGTTAAAAATACAAGTGAATGTGTTGAGATAGAAATCATAGGAGAAGAGGAAGTATTAAACACATTTCTTAGCGAGTTAATAAACTCTTCTCCCCCCTTATCCAAAATCGTAAAGATAGAGAAAATTAAAGAAGAAGATTTTAAGGATGCTAAACCTCCCTTTAAAATCCTTAAAAGCGAAAAAAGAGAATCAATAAATAAAAACAATTTATGGATACCGCCAGACGTAGGAACGTGTGATGATTGTCTAAGAGAACTCTTCAATCCTGCAGATAGGAGGTATAAATACCCCTTTATAAATTGCACCAACTGTGGCCCTAGATTCACTATAATAATGGATATTCCTTACGATAGGGAAAAAACAACCATGAGAACCTTTAAAATGTGTAAAGATTGTGAAAGAGAATATTATAATATCGAGGATAGAAGATTTCATGCTCAACCAAACGCGTGTCCCATATGCGGACCCAGCCTAAGCCTTTTAGATAAAAATGGAAAAGTAGTATATGGAGATCCCATAGAAAATACAATTAAATTGCTTAAAGATGGGAAAATAGTAGCGATAAAGGGTCTTGGCGGATTTCATCTAGCAGTAGATGCACTGAACAAAAAAGCCATTATTGAACTTAGAAAAAGAAAGAAAAGACCACATAAGCCTTTTGCCCTAATGGCTTTTGATATGGATAGAATCTTAAAATTTGCGCTCGCAACTGAAGAAGAAAAAAAGATTCTTCTAAGCCCAAGTAAACCTATAGTCCTACTAAGAAAAAGATCTTTATCCTCATTACCCGAAGAAATTGCACCAAATAACAAGTACCTTGGTTTCATGCTTCCTTACACTCCTATACATTATCTTATTACTAAGGAGTTTCAAGCGCTTATAATGACAAGCGGCAATCTCTCAGATGAACCAATAATACATGAAAATGATGAAGCTCTAACTAAGCTCAACCAAATAGCAGACTTTTTCTTGGTTCACAACAGAGATATTTTTACCCCCTGTGATGACTCTATAGTAATCAATAGTTCAATAATAAGAAGAGCAAGAGGGTACACCCCCTTACCCTTAGTTGGAGATGAAGAACTTCCCCCAATCCTAGCATGTGGGGGAGAAGAAAAGTCCTCCTTTGCATTAAGCAGGGACAACACCATAATATTAAGTCAATATATAGGAGATCTCAAGGACTTAGAAACGCTTGAGAGGTATGAATTATTAATAGAAAGATTTAAAAACCTATTTAACGTAAGTCCAAAATATGTAGTTTGTGATCTCCATCCCCTTTACCTTTCAACAAAATATGCTGAGAAAACAGGCCTGCCGATATTGAAAGTTCAACACCATCATGCCCACTTAGCAAGCTGTATGTGGGAAAATGGTCTAAAAAATAAAGTAATAGGTATAATACTTGATGGCACAGGATATGGAGAAGACGAAACTATCTGGGGCGGAGAAATACTTGTAGGAGATCTACTTAACTTTGAAAGAATAGCTCATTTTAAACCTATTCCACTTCCTGGTGGCGACAAGGCTATAAAAGAACCCTGGAGAGTAGCTTTAAGCTATCTTAAAACGATAGGAAGAGAAAATCTTATAAAGGAGGAAAAAGCTCAAAGTATCATTAAAATGCTAAGTTTAGGAATAAACTCCCCCCTATCCTCTGGATGCGGAAGACTTTTTGATGCAGTATCCGCATTCTTAGGAATAAGAAGAGAAATAACCTATGAAGCTCAAGCAGCTATAGAGCTTGAGGGAGTTGCCGATGAAAACGAGAAAAGCTCCTATAGTACCGAAATCTTAATGTCTAATAAGAAAATCCTGTTAAATTGGGGAAAAATGTGGAATGAACTTACACATGATATGATGAAGGGCGTACCATTAGAAATATGTGCAATGAAATTTCATAATTATATTGTGAATAGCTTATCAGAAGCTACAGAACTTGTAAAGAATATAACCGGAATAAACGACGTTGTTTTAAGCGGCGGTGTGTTTCAAAATCAAATCATATTCAGGAAAACTATAGAAAACTTGACTAAAATGGGTTTTAAGGTTTATCATCATAAAGAAGTCCCTACAAATGACCAAGGGATAGCTGTCGGTCAACTTGCCATATGTGCAGCCAAAATAAAGAAAGGAGAGATTTAAAAAGTGTGTCTTGCTATACCTCATAAGGTAATTGAGATAGATGGAAATGAGGCCTTAACCGAAATAGGAGGAATTAGAAAGAAAATCCGCCTCGATTTGCTTGAAAACGTTGAGGTCGGAGATTTTGTCCTTGTCCATGCGGGATTCGCTATAGAAAAACTCAACATAGAGGAGGCAAAGGAAATTCTTGACGCTTGGAGAGAGATTGAAAAATATCAGAGTTAAAAAGCCTTTAAAGTTTATGGAAGTATGCGGAACCCATACAGTTAACATATGTAAATTCGGTCTAAGAAGCATTTTCCCAAAAAATGTAGAACTTAGAAGCGGACCTGGTTGTCCAGTGTGTGTAACTCCTGCTTCTGCGATAAAGATAGGAATAGATCTAGCTCTAAGCAACAGCAAGTTTTTGATTGCAACTTACGGAGACATGATGAAGGTCCCTGGCCCCAATGGAACCCTTGCTGATGCAAGGGCAAAAGGGGGAAAAATCTTAAGCGTATACAGCATAACCGAGGCTGTTGCATTAGCAGATAAAGAAAGGGATCTAAAAGTTATATTTTTAGGGGTGGGATTTGAAACAACAGCCCCTGCAAGCGCATGGGCCATAAAGGAAGCAAAAAAAAGAAACCTCAGAAACTTCTTTTTGGCTTCCTTTCATAAGTTGGTTCCCCCCGCTCTAGAAATATTAGCTTCTGAAGGAAGACTAAACGGCTTTCTTTGCCCAGGCCATGTAAGCACCATAATAGGAGCTAAAAGCTATAAGAAAATAGCAGAGAAATACAAGATACCATGTGTAATATCTGGATTTGAAGCAGAAGAAATTATCTTTGCTATGACAAAGCTTATAGAAATGGCAGAAAATGAAAGATACGAAGTTTTCAATGCTTATAAACATGTAGTTAAAGAAGATGGGAACAAAATAGCACAAGAATTACTTTATGAAGTCTTCGAAGAAGAGGATAGCGAATGGCGAGGATTGGGAACCATACCAAAAAGCGGATTAAAATTAAAAGACGACTTTTCTGAATTTAACGCAAAGATTATCTTCAAATTAAAAGAAGATAGCATTCAAGAAAAAGTAGGATGTAAGTGCGGTGATGTTCTTAAAGGCTATATATATCCCTATGAATGCCTGCTTTTTGGGAAAGCCTGCACTCCTGAACACCCAATAGGACCATGCATGATCTCAAGCGAGGGAAGCTGTGCAGCCTACTATAGATATGGAGGTCGTATAGAAGATGATTAAATTAGCCCACGGTAGCGGAGGCGAAAAAACAAGAGAAATAATAGAAAATCTTTTTTTGCCAGCCTTTAGAAACCCGATCTTAGAAAAACTAGAAGATAGCGGAAGGATGAACGGTTTAGCTTTGACAATAGATGGATATACGGTAAAACCTATCTTCTTTAGAGGAGGAGACATAGGTAAACTCTCAATATCTGGAACTGTAAATGACCTTGCTGTATGCGGAGCGAAACCAAAAGCTATCGCTGTTTCAATAATTGTAGAGGATGGCTTCCCAACAGAAAAACTTGAGAGGATCGTTCTATCAATGGCAAAAGTTTCAAAAGAGATAAACGCCCCTATAATCACAGGTGATTTCAAAGTCGTAGCTAAAGGAGAAATTGATGAAATCTTTATTATTACAAGCGGATTAGGGGAAATATTCTACTCAGGATTAGGAGCAGAAAAAGTATCACCGGGAGATATCATAATAGCTAGTGGTCCATTAGGTGATCACTCACTAGCTATTATGGGTGAAAGGTACGAAGTAGAGCTTCCACCAGATTTTGAGAGCGATTGTAATCCTATACTTAAGCTCGTCGAAGCTATCTTAAAAATAGGAGGAGTAAAGTGGATGAGAGATCCAACGAGAGGAGGTTTGGCAGCAACATTAAATGAACTTGCTAAAACAATTAACAGAGAGATAATAATTTACGAGGATAAAGTACCCTTCAGAAAAGAGGTAATTGATTTTTGCGAAATATTCGGGTTTGACCCTTATCACTTAGCCTCAGAAGGAAGGTTTATAGCAGTTATTGAAAAAGAAAAGGAGAAAGAAATTTTAAGTGA encodes the following:
- the purB gene encoding adenylosuccinate lyase, which codes for MIKRYFLPEMERIWSEENKFNKWLEIELLVVEGWSKIGVFPQEVPVKMRERASFNISRIEELEKIYRHDVIAFLKSVEESIGEELSPYLHYGLTSSDIIDTATALLLREAIREIKRKASELREILFNRALEFKNTFQVGRTHGIHAEPITFGLKLLSFYSELLRNIRRLELAEEEISYGKISGAVGTYSMVDPRVEEYVCTVLGLKVEPISTQVIPRDRYAFLASVLALFGAFCERVALEIRHLQRTEVGEAYEPFYKGQRGSSAMPHKRNPILCERLCGLSRLLRGFLSPTFENIALWHERDISHSSFERFSLPQTTSVLFYMLDVLKRILEGLEVNVERMRENLELTKGLVFSSEILTKLLSKGLPRDKAYDIVQRISMSVWKEGKSLRELLLSDKEVSSFLTPEDVEECFNFSDILKKVDNIFSRFKEMC
- a CDS encoding DUF4416 family protein — translated: MGEEYPPSPVKLFIGILYKDRKFFEEIKETLISEFGEMDFESEEIQFRWTNYYEDEIGPNLKRVFVSFTPLISPEHIVEIKQLTNRIEGKNRRINLDPGYLEGGKLVLATTKDQAHRVYLNKGIYAEVTLRFKEGKFIPFDYTYPDYRSEEYHNIFYKIRRKYFEDLKKPFLLTSRFTTKWALKSLIDGNPKTKGILVIRKRRDIIEMIELIQKARGMVDILALAVGGDREMALALSHIDYVDYVFSFRGKVDEVAHFLKPDVLFLADEITLDELGFYEGRVLRL
- a CDS encoding PAS domain-containing protein is translated as MEKLNLRNLLRLFYRYAVDFIPVIGKGREIKGALLKSKVVSLTGRDLKDLDQIVTKELISFLMNDINEVKGFLPELLNGKDVKVPVVTLEGELYGFWSALEFMEFLGGKRGLSLSLIADLLENLPFALGIFNDAEELIYSNALFREIIKDDRMKNWHIDKIERSKGLSFREEIELSLGGKKLEGLLIPLRSGEHVNGWAFLWEDVTELENLLSKASKLAAIQRCFERVFDFIGEGIWYVDSRGKILFCNSVFEELFGIKSPVNRFAWEIFGDSWSKYPIYKSLNSGKDAIGQDIMESVKGKKFCLKRIAFPIKVFDEVIGAVEILSLQSLFKFPDMEDWINLGKISEESLLLGIEAFKEGSLFIWGPKGTGKTHLALKILEGSEDVIFINSSPFPEELKDGSIVFVENLDSFDEDSKVCLVKLIKTHKSIVTSRLPLSYFSAFLRDCFKGVIYLPPLSQRWEEAEKFLKSKFPELTLESSILNKLKGIDLKENFRDLLKIVQNSFAVDRLSDGFWSSGFTLKEALEEKEREIIKEAFSFCGSNISKTAKLLGIPRQTLQYKLKKFKIKE
- a CDS encoding MFS transporter; translation: MATLAFLIFIAVLGVGIVIPVLPIYATEFGATGLEVGIVFSILSLSRLIGVIFVGSVADRYGKKKFIVFGLLIYLLSSVLYVYAKTLLDLIGIRLLQGLGSSMIVPLAMAYIGEMSPVGKEGLYMGIANTAFFLGLSGGPFISGLLVKKWGINAAFWGMTSFTAIALVLAMFFVPSSNNSFTKSKDMDLLAILKLIFREKTYFSLCFIGFAMDISRAILMTFFPLIAHLKGIEYDEIGIIVGIFLGVTALVQGPLGRLTDKFSKKKIILIANILYSILMFLVPYFNSYHVLLFVMLIIGITAGAAYPALAAIMTELGRNKGMAKTMSLLQIANSAGMFVGPIISGKAQDLFGLSAPFVVSSIFIVLGIFLVLTTHELSYNKSHSSKA
- a CDS encoding pseudouridine-5'-phosphate glycosidase, whose product is MLYYTTHCTIKARKGGETTIWELRDEIREALELGKPVVALESNLITHGFPYPQNIEIALLAEKVIREHDAVPATIAIIRGVIKVGITEDEIRILANKNSVNKVGLRDIPVTIARRENGALTSGATLWCARKVGIEVIATGGIGGVHRNIDQSLDISNDIKVLSEGSGIVVCSGPKAILNLEATLELLETLGVIVIGYKTNELPAFYFRHSGIRLEISADSAGEIVQIYEISKKLGINKSILVTNPPPKEAWDKTEFETLFKEAIEEAKVLNIRGKALTPYLLGKLAQLSKGKSIEVNASIILSNAALAAKIAKKLKEN
- the hypF gene encoding carbamoyltransferase HypF, which gives rise to MKRIEFKIYGVVQGVGFRPFVSKLANSLSLGGWVKNTSECVEIEIIGEEEVLNTFLSELINSSPPLSKIVKIEKIKEEDFKDAKPPFKILKSEKRESINKNNLWIPPDVGTCDDCLRELFNPADRRYKYPFINCTNCGPRFTIIMDIPYDREKTTMRTFKMCKDCEREYYNIEDRRFHAQPNACPICGPSLSLLDKNGKVVYGDPIENTIKLLKDGKIVAIKGLGGFHLAVDALNKKAIIELRKRKKRPHKPFALMAFDMDRILKFALATEEEKKILLSPSKPIVLLRKRSLSSLPEEIAPNNKYLGFMLPYTPIHYLITKEFQALIMTSGNLSDEPIIHENDEALTKLNQIADFFLVHNRDIFTPCDDSIVINSSIIRRARGYTPLPLVGDEELPPILACGGEEKSSFALSRDNTIILSQYIGDLKDLETLERYELLIERFKNLFNVSPKYVVCDLHPLYLSTKYAEKTGLPILKVQHHHAHLASCMWENGLKNKVIGIILDGTGYGEDETIWGGEILVGDLLNFERIAHFKPIPLPGGDKAIKEPWRVALSYLKTIGRENLIKEEKAQSIIKMLSLGINSPLSSGCGRLFDAVSAFLGIRREITYEAQAAIELEGVADENEKSSYSTEILMSNKKILLNWGKMWNELTHDMMKGVPLEICAMKFHNYIVNSLSEATELVKNITGINDVVLSGGVFQNQIIFRKTIENLTKMGFKVYHHKEVPTNDQGIAVGQLAICAAKIKKGEI
- a CDS encoding HypC/HybG/HupF family hydrogenase formation chaperone encodes the protein MCLAIPHKVIEIDGNEALTEIGGIRKKIRLDLLENVEVGDFVLVHAGFAIEKLNIEEAKEILDAWREIEKYQS
- the hypD gene encoding hydrogenase formation protein HypD, which produces MTLGERLKNIRVKKPLKFMEVCGTHTVNICKFGLRSIFPKNVELRSGPGCPVCVTPASAIKIGIDLALSNSKFLIATYGDMMKVPGPNGTLADARAKGGKILSVYSITEAVALADKERDLKVIFLGVGFETTAPASAWAIKEAKKRNLRNFFLASFHKLVPPALEILASEGRLNGFLCPGHVSTIIGAKSYKKIAEKYKIPCVISGFEAEEIIFAMTKLIEMAENERYEVFNAYKHVVKEDGNKIAQELLYEVFEEEDSEWRGLGTIPKSGLKLKDDFSEFNAKIIFKLKEDSIQEKVGCKCGDVLKGYIYPYECLLFGKACTPEHPIGPCMISSEGSCAAYYRYGGRIEDD
- the hypE gene encoding hydrogenase expression/formation protein HypE, which encodes MIKLAHGSGGEKTREIIENLFLPAFRNPILEKLEDSGRMNGLALTIDGYTVKPIFFRGGDIGKLSISGTVNDLAVCGAKPKAIAVSIIVEDGFPTEKLERIVLSMAKVSKEINAPIITGDFKVVAKGEIDEIFIITSGLGEIFYSGLGAEKVSPGDIIIASGPLGDHSLAIMGERYEVELPPDFESDCNPILKLVEAILKIGGVKWMRDPTRGGLAATLNELAKTINREIIIYEDKVPFRKEVIDFCEIFGFDPYHLASEGRFIAVIEKEKEKEILSELKKFPEGASAISIGEIRENRKGRVIVKTRFGGLRLLDPPRGELLPRIC